TGTGCCCGACTACAGTCCCGAAGGTGGATTCGGTCCCGAATGGGACGAAGGATTTCAAATCGCCCTTCGCATTGAGGATGGCCAGGTATACCTGCAAGCAAACAACGCCGGTCTGCGTTCACTCGCTCGCCTGCTTCTAGGACTCACTGTTGACGGCGTGCAGGACTGGCACCACTGGCACCTGGAAGACTGGAACAGTCTTGAAGAAGGATCTGTTCCGCTCACGGTCATGAAGTTCCCGGAGCAGCCGTAGACCTCGCCTGAATTCTGTCAGCGGATCCACGTCATTGCGACAGCCACTTCGAACCACGCTGTGTAATGACAGCGCCTCTTGTCGTACCTCGTTGCGACGCGCCGAAACCGTTTCAGCCACGCAATGGCGCGTTCGATCTGGTTCCGTTCGCGGTACACCATGTGGTCGTACTGTGTCGCGTGTCGCTGGCCTTGCTTCGGTGGGATCACCGCTCGAATCCCACGTCGCCGAAGTTCCTTGCGGGCTATGCCATTGCTCTACCCTCGATCGCCGACAAGCTGCTCAGGGCGGTGCTTCG
The Deinococcus humi genome window above contains:
- a CDS encoding Imm32 family immunity protein, translated to MPMLSLDVPDYSPEGGFGPEWDEGFQIALRIEDGQVYLQANNAGLRSLARLLLGLTVDGVQDWHHWHLEDWNSLEEGSVPLTVMKFPEQP